In the genome of Magnolia sinica isolate HGM2019 chromosome 2, MsV1, whole genome shotgun sequence, one region contains:
- the LOC131237363 gene encoding probable LRR receptor-like serine/threonine-protein kinase At4g36180 codes for MMQILSSFLSLFLFLTTISTNTFHSTSAQQQQIPPSEIQALMSFKLNLDDPLGALNGWDSSTLNAPCDWRGILCSTAGHVLELRLPRLRLSGPITDRITDLRELRKLSLRSNLLNGTIPAAISALSRLRAMFLQSNALSGPLPPQIANLTGLQILNLAQNRLSGDIFRLPPNLRYLDISSNAFSSSIPSNLSSSPGLEFINLSFNRFGGQIPASIGNLQQLQYLWLDWNLLDGTLPSLLANCSSLLHLSVQGNALRGVLPAAIGDLPSLQVLSLSHNNLSGPIPNSVFYNAISDTHPSSLRIVQLGFNAFTELVPPARAPFSSSLQVLDLQENRIQGEFPSWLVANASNLTVLHLSGNSFRGSVPIEVGRLSQLQELRLARNEMDGEIPAEIRRCASLQVLDLEDNRFSGEVPAFLSELTDLRTLSIGGNLFSGQIPPSFGNLSKLEVLSLGVNRLTGYLPEELMGLSNATLLNLSSNNFSGKIPESIGNLRGLQVLNMSRSGFSGRIPTSIGNLLNLRVLDLSGQNLSGEPPMELSGLPNLQVLELADNSFSGNVPEGFSSLLSLQALNLTSNAFSGSIPMTYGFLQSLAILSLSGNNISGGIPAELGNCSNLEVLQLHSNHLTGRIPADLCRLSHLRELDLSQNVITGQLPPEISKCSSLTSLRLQRNYISGVIPDSLSDLLNLTVLDLSANNFSGLIPDSLTHLTGLRYFNVSRNNLEGEIPAMLGSRFDNPSAFAMNQNLCGKPLARKCDHARGGKKKSLRLILWICIAAGVACILALCCCYCCVFGLLRWQKRLRDGGAAGEKKRSPARASSGTGDVSSGENGGPKLVMFNNKITYAETVEATRQFDEENVLSRGRHGVVFKACFQDGTVLSIRRLPDTSGRMVEEGAFRKEAESLGKVKHRNLTVLRGYYAGPPPDVRLLVYDYMPNGNLATLLQEASHQDGHVLNWPMRHLIALGVARGLAFLHAESMVHGDIKPQNVLFDADFEAHLSDFGLDRLLGVGPAAAAAEASTSSTMTPVVGSLGYVSPEAVLTGQATKEADVYSFGIVLLELLTGRRPVMFSRTTQTATTRPGEADDDDADEDIVKWVKRQLQRGQISELLEPGLLELDPESSEWEEFLLGVKVGLLCTAPDPLDRPSMADIVFMLEGCRVGPDIPSSADPTSHPSPT; via the coding sequence ATGATGCagattctttcttctttcctgtCTCTATTCCTCTTCCtcaccaccatttccacaaacacctttcATTCCACCTCCGCACAGCAGCAGCAAATCCCTCCGTCTGAAATCCAAGCCCTAATGTCCTTCAAGCTCAACCTCGATGATCCTCTTGGCGCACTCAATGGCTGGGATTCATCCACCCTAAACGCTCCTTGCGACTGGCGAGGTATCCTCTGCTCGACGGCCGGCCACGTCCTCGAGCTCCGTCTCCCGCGCCTCCGACTCTCCGGCCCGATCACCGATCGCATAACCGACCTCCGGGAGCTTCGCAAGCTGAGCCTGCGATCGAATCTCCTGAATGGGACCATCCCTGCAGCGATCTCCGCCCTCTCCCGCCTCCGGGCCATGTTCTTGCAGTCGAATGCGTTGTCGGGCCCACTGCCGCCGCAGATCGCCAACCTTACGGGCCTCCAGATTCTCAACCTGGCCCAAAACCGCCTCTCTGGCGACATCTTTCGTCTCCCGCCCAATCTCCGCTACCTCGATATCTCCTCCAATGCCTTTTCCAGCTCCATCCCCAGCAATTTGTCCTCCTCGCCCGGCCTTGAGTTCATCAATCTCTCCTTCAATCGCTTTGGAGGCCAGATCCCCGCCTCCATCGGAAACCTCCAACAGCTCCAGTATCTCTGGCTTGATTGGAATCTGCTCGACGGAACGCTCCCTTCTCTTCTTGCGAACTGCTCCTCCCTCCTACATCTGAGTGTACAAGGCAATGCCCTTCGTGGCGTTCTGCCCGCTGCAATCGGCGACCTTCCCAGCCTTCAAGTTCTTTCCCTCTCCCACAACAACCTGTCGGGCCCCATTCCTAACTCTGTCTTCTACAATGCCATCTCCGATACTCATCCCTCTTCGCTGCGGATCGTCCAGTTGGGTTTCAATGCGTTCACGGAGCTAGTTCCGCCTGCGAGAGCTCCGTTCTCGAGCTCCCTTCAGGTTCTAGATCTTCAGGAGAATCGGATTCAGGGAGAGTTTCCGTCATGGCTGGTGGCGAATGCATCGAACCTGACGGTCTTGCATCTTTCCGGAAACTCGTTCCGGGGTTCCGTGCCGATTGAGGTAGGCCGTCTCTCGCAGTTGCAAGAGCTGAGGTTAGCGAGAAATGAAATGGATGGAGAGATCCCGGCGGAGATTCGAAGGTGCGCATCTTTACAAGTTCTTGATCTCGAAGACAACCGCTTCTCAGGTGAGGTCCCGGCATTTCTTTCGGAGCTTACTGATTTGAGGACTTTGTCCATTGGCGGCAATCTGTTCTCCGGTCAGATTCCGCCGAGTTTCGGAAATCTATCCAAGTTGGAAGTGCTTTCGCTGGGCGTGAACCGTCTGACTGGATACCTGCCGGAAGAACTGATGGGATTGAGCAATGCCACTCTCTTGAATCTCAGTAGCAACAACTTCTCCGGCAAGATCCCTGAAAGCATCGGCAACTTGCGAGGTTTACAGGTTTTGAATATGAGCAGGAGTGGTTTCTCTGGCAGGATTCCGACCAGCATTGGTAATCTATTGAATCTGAGAGTGCTGGATTTGAGTGGCCAGAATCTGTCCGGCGAGCCGCCAATGGAGCTATCTGGGTTGCCGAATCTGCAGGTTCTCGAGCTAGCTGATAACTCGTTTTCCGGCAATGTCCCAGAAGGTTTCAGCAGTTTGTTGAGCTTACAGGCCCTGAATCTGACATCCAATGCCTTCTCCGGCAGCATTCCTATGACATACGGGTTTCTCCAATCTCTGGCGATTCTCTCCCTCTCCGGCAACAACATATCGGGCGGAATTCCAGCAGAGCTTGGTAACTGTTCCAATCTTGAAGTATTACAGCTTCACTCAAACCATTTAACTGGTCGGATTCCTGCAGATTTATGTCGCCTTTCCCATCTGCGTGAGCTCGATCTCAGCCAAAATGTCATCACAGGCCAACTCCCACCGGAGATTTCCAAATGCTCTTCGCTAACTTCTCTTCGATTGCAGCGTAATTACATTTCGGGTGTAATACCCGACTCGCTCTCAGACCTATTGAATCTAACAGTGTTGGATCTCTCTGCAAACAACTTCTCTGGCCTGATTCCGGATAGTTTGACACATCTAACTGGCTTAAGATACTTCAATGTATCTCGGAACAACCTTGAAGGAGAGATTCCGGCAATGCTGGGTTCCCGATTCGATAACCCATCAGCATTTGCTATGAATCAGAACCTGTGTGGCAAGCCATTAGCAAGGAAGTGCGATCATGCAAGAGGTGGCAAGAAGAAGAGCCTGAGATTGATTCTTTGGATATGCATTGCAGCTGGAGTAGCTTGCATTTTAGCACTgtgttgctgctactgctgtgTTTTTGGGCTCTTACGATGGCAGAAGCGGCTCCGAGATGGCGGAGCTGCAGGCGAGAAGAAACGAAGTCCGGCCCGAGCGAGCTCAGGGACAGGGGATGTTAGCAGTGGAGAAAATGGTGGGCCGAAGCTGGTGATGTTCAACAACAAAATCACTTATGCAGAGACAGTTGAAGCAACGAGGCAATTCGACGAAGAGAACGTTCTCAGCAGGGGACGGCATGGAGTGGTGTTCAAGGCCTGCTTTCAAGATGGGACAGTGCTCTCCATTCGCCGCCTCCCTGATACAAGTGGTCGGATGGTTGAGGAAGGAGCTTTCCGGAAGGAGGCTGAGTCGCTTGGGAAGGTGAAGCACCGGAACCTTACAGTCCTCCGAGGCTATTACGCAGGTCCTCCACCTGACGTTCGTCTCCTCGTCTACGATTACATGCCCAATGGCAACCTTGCCACCCTTCTCCAGGAAGCATCTCACCAAGACGGTCATGTGCTCAACTGGCCAATGCGCCACCTCATTGCTCTTGGGGTTGCTCGTGGGCTCGCCTTCCTGCATGCTGAATCGATGGTCCATGGAGATATCAAACCACAGAACGTGCTTTTCGATGCTGACTTCGAAGCCCACCTGTCTGATTTTGGGCTAGACAGGCTGCTGGGTGTTGggccagcagcagcagctgctgaaGCATCTACTTCTTCGACAATGACGCCGGTGGTCGGATCGCTTGGTTATGTATCACCAGAGGCCGTGCTGACAGGGCAAGCGACAAAGGAGGCTGATGTCTACAGTTTCGGAATTGTGCTGCTTGAATTACTGACTGGAAGAAGGCCAGTGATGTTTAGCAGGACAACTCAGACGGCGACGACACGGCCCGGCGAagcagatgatgatgatgctgatgaGGATATAGTGAAGTGGGTGAAGAGGCAGTTACAGAGGGGTCAGATATCGGAGCTTTTGGAACCTGGTTTGCTGGAGCTGGATCCTGAATCGTCGGAGTGGGAAGAGTTCTTGCTGGGGGTGAAGGTGGGGCTGTTGTGCACTGCTCCAGACCCTCTCGACCGTCCATCCATGGCTGATATCGTTTTCATGCTCGAGGGCTGTCGTGTGGGCCCCGACATTCCCTCCTCTGCCGATCCAACCTCCCACCCATCTCCCACATGA